The Osmerus eperlanus chromosome 7, fOsmEpe2.1, whole genome shotgun sequence genome includes a region encoding these proteins:
- the ceacam1 gene encoding carcinoembryonic antigen-related cell adhesion molecule 1 isoform X3 yields the protein MEYPVLCALLVFLTTSKDVRGQTIVASPNPAAVNSNVTLQVYPDTSIPGGMWFHESTYILMWYPEGSLVDPIWTSRITFNSTSLALSIRSVQVADSGLYLIRGSMQLIGTLSVQEPISNATLRADATDLVELNDTAVFTCSVTTGSSLSYLWLNGSSEVNASLVRLTNGGSTLSIATVTRYDTGPFRCNVSNGISHDMARQSISLKISYGPSDPTITTNPKMAAYIVGSNISLSCSAQSNPNATYQWSFEGQSLNQGGTQLLLGNSKQTQTGNYTCSAQNSVTRRSASVTTMIRIVEPISAVMVNSAGKQPIQNQSFTLSCNVSGPADYIHWMKNNQMISDASVTDFSVVNKTLTINSVQRSDNGNYSCEAFNAVSNKTSNPYSLLVNFGPEMPVTNGRALALTGQNVTLTCSASSQPPSTYTWVFNGSQVATGSVYEFVPLTSHNNGEYTCMAFNNITNKNSTASQKLTVIEPVTMATVKVLGAQPIANQTFNLTCETTGSVYSVHWMRDQLPLYPDSIRVFSMDNSTLTFSPVLLSDNGHYQCSATNPLSQMNSSNYTLMVNYGPDTPVVMGPWLAMTGQNVTLTCSASSQPPSTYTWVFNGSQVATGSVYESGPLTSHNNGEYTCMAFNNITNKNSTASQKLTVIEPVTMATVKVLGAQPIANQTFNLTCETTGSVYSVHWMRDQLPLYPDSIRVFSMDNSTLTFSPVLLSDNGHYQCSATNPLSQMNSSNYTLMVNYGPDTPVVMGPWLAMTGQNVTLTCSASSQPPSTYTWVFNGSQVATGSVYESGPLTSHNNGEYTCMAFNNITNKNSTASQKLTVISPITQVQIHTPLKSPIEGQSYTMNCNVTGPVDHVDWWKDGLLMSSNNRTNFAVDNRTVIINPIQQSDMGDYKCQAMNAVSNMTSNPYSLVVNYGPETPMLFGPWLAASGVNVTLTCSASSQPPSTYTWVFNGSQVATGSVYESGPLTSHNNGEYTCMAFNNITNKNSTASQMLTVIPGITSVTVKPNTTPINLKQLTVTCEVNGSYSALYWMKNSVSLYGSTNSSLHILNNTLHFNPVTLSDNGTYQCVATNLAGNHTSPPYHLQVNYGPLDISISGPDSAVIGSGVKVTLKCSADSWPTSQYDWLFNQKSLSKNNPILDVTVLTENAGKYTCNAINSVTNITMSKIHKLNITGNAVLPLHSSAGLMLMVLVALFVPVVNDLWSH from the exons aGCCCATTTCAAACGCCACCCTGAGGGCCGATGCCACAGACCTGGTGGAGCTAAATGACACAGCAGTTTTCACTTGCTCTGTCACCActggctcctccctctcctacctctgGCTTAATGGCAGCTCTGAGGTCAATGCCAGTCTGGTTCGGCTGACCAATGGCGGTTCCACTCTCAGCATCGCTACGGTAACCCGCTATGACACGGGGCCGTTCAGGTGCAACGTCTCCAATGGCATCAGTCACGACATGGCCAGACAGTCTATAAGTCTGAAAATTAGCT ATGGCCCAAGTGACCCTACCATAACAACCAACCCCAAGATGGCCGCCTACATTGTGGGTTCCAACATTTCTCTGTCATGCTCCGCCCAGTCCAACCCCAATGCAACCTATCAATGGAGCTTTGAGGGGCAGTCGTTAAACCAGGGAGGCACACAGCTGCTTTTGGGAAACAGCAAACAGACCCAAACAGGAAATTACACGTGTTCAGCTCAAAACAGTGTCACTCGGAGGTCAGCCAGTGTGACGACCATGATCAGGATTGTGG AGCCAATATCAGCAGTTATGGTGAACAGCGCCGGCAAACAACCGATTCAGAACCAGTCGTTTACTCTGAGTTGCAATGTGTCTGGTCCTGCGGACTACATCCACTGGATGAAGAACAACCAGATGATCTCTGATGCCAGCGTGACAGACTTCTCTGTAGTCAACAAAACACTGACCATCAACTCAGTCCAGCGCTCAGACAATGGCAACTATTCATGTGAGGCCTTCAATGCAGTGAGCAACAAGACAAGCAATCCATACAGTCTGCTGGTGAACT TTGGACCAGAAATGCCAGTTACCAATGGTAGGGCCTTAGCCTTGACGGGCCAGAATGTGACCCTTACCTGCTcagcctcctctcagccccccagcaCCTACACCTGGGTGTTCAATGGCTCCCAGGTGGCTACTGGCTCAGTCTATGAGTTTGTCCCGCTGACCTCACACAATAATGGAGAGTACACCTGTATGGCCTTCAACAACATCACAAACAAGAACAGCACAGCCTCTCAGAAGCTCACCGTGATTG AACCGGTTACCATGGCCACGGTGAAAGTATTGGGAGCTCAGCCAATAGCGAACCAAACGTTTAACCTGACCTGTGAAACAACAGGAAGTGTTTACTCTGTGCACTGGATGAGGGACCAACTGCCTCTCTACCCCGACAGCATaagggtcttctccatggacaACAGCACTCTCACATTCAGCCCCGTCCTTCTCTCTGACAATGGACACTATCAGTGTTCTGCGACCAACCCTCTAAGCCAAATGAACAGCAGCAACTACACGCTCATGGTCAACT ATGGGCCAGACACTCCTGTCGTTATGGGCCCATGGTTGGCCATGACGGGCCAGAATGTGACCCTTACCTGCTCggcctcctctcagccccccagcaCCTACACCTGGGTGTTCAATGGCTCCCAGGTAGCCACTGGCTCAGTTTATGAGTCTGGTCCGCTGACCTCACACAATAATGGAGAGTACACCTGTATGGCCTTCAACAACATCACAAACAAGAACAGCACAGCCTCTCAGAAGCTCACCGTGATTG AACCGGTTACCATGGCCACGGTGAAAGTATTGGGAGCTCAGCCAATAGCGAACCAAACGTTTAACCTGACCTGTGAAACAACAGGAAGTGTTTACTCTGTGCACTGGATGAGGGACCAACTGCCTCTCTACCCCGACAGCATaagggtcttctccatggacaACAGCACTCTCACATTCAGCCCCGTCCTTCTCTCTGACAATGGACACTATCAGTGTTCTGCGACCAACCCTCTAAGCCAAATGAACAGCAGCAACTACACGCTCATGGTCAACT ATGGGCCAGACACTCCTGTCGTTATGGGCCCATGGTTGGCCATGACGGGCCAGAATGTGACCCTTACCTGCTCggcctcctctcagccccccagcaCCTACACCTGGGTGTTCAATGGCTCCCAGGTAGCCACTGGCTCAGTTTATGAGTCTGGTCCGCTGACCTCACACAATAATGGAGAGTACACCTGTATGGCCTTCAACAACATCACAAACAAGAACAGCACAGCCTCTCAGAAGCTCACTGTCATCT CACCCATCACACAAGTGCAGATCCACACACCCCTGAAGTCACCCATTGAGGGTCAGTCATACACCATGAACTGTAATGTGACAGGACCAGTCGACCACGTCGACTGGTGGAAGGATGGCCTGCTCATGTCTTCCAACAACAGAACTAACTTTGCTGTGGACAACCGAACAGTAATCATTAACCCAATCCAGCAGTCAGATATGGGTGACTACAAATGCCAAGCCATGAATGCAGTAAGCAACATGACCAGCAATCCATACAGCCTTGTGGTGAACT ATGGACCAGAGACACCAATGTTGTTTGGACCATGGTTAGCCGCGTCAGGTGTGAATGTGACCCTTACCTGCTCggcctcctctcagccccccagcaCCTACACCTGGGTGTTCAATGGCTCCCAGGTGGCTACTGGCTCAGTCTATGAGTCTGGCCCGCTGACCTCACACAATAATGGAGAGTACACCTGTATGGCCTTCAACAACATCACAAACAAGAACAGCACAGCCTCTCAGATGCTCACTGTCATCC CGGGCATCACATCAGTAACAGTCAAACCCAACACAACGCCAATAAACCTCAAACAACTAACAGTTACATGTGAAGTCAACGGGTCCTACAGCGCCCTCTACTGGATGAAGAACAGCGTCTCACTTTACGGCTCCACAAACTCATCTCTCCACATCCTCAACAACACTCTGCACTTCAATCCTGTGACGCTCTCTGACAATGGAACCTATCAGTGTGTGGCGACCAACCTTGCTGGTAATCATACCAGTCCACCATACCACCTACAGGTCAACT ATGGCCCTCTGGATATATCGATCAGTGGGCCTGACTCTGCTGTGATTGGCTCAGGCGTCAAAGTCACTCTGAAGTGCTCGGCCGACTCCTGGCCAACCAGCCAATATGATTGGTTGTTCAACCAGAAGTCATTGTCGAAGAACAACCCTATACTGGATGTAACAGTCCTGACCGAAAATGCAGGGAAATACACGTGCAATGCCATCAACTCCGTGACCAACATCACCATGTCCAAGATTCACAAATTAAACATCACTG GAAATGCTGTCCTCCCACTCCACTCCAGTGCTGGTTTGATGCTGATGGTTCTGGTCGCTCTCTTCGTCCCTGTGGTCAATGACCTGTGGTCCCACTGA
- the ceacam1 gene encoding carcinoembryonic antigen-related cell adhesion molecule 1 isoform X1 has translation MEYPVLCALLVFLTTSKDVRGQTIVASPNPAAVNSNVTLQVYPDTSIPGGMWFHESTYILMWYPEGSLVDPIWTSRITFNSTSLALSIRSVQVADSGLYLIRGSMQLIGTLSVQEPISNATLRADATDLVELNDTAVFTCSVTTGSSLSYLWLNGSSEVNASLVRLTNGGSTLSIATVTRYDTGPFRCNVSNGISHDMARQSISLKISYGPSDPTITTNPKMAAYIVGSNISLSCSAQSNPNATYQWSFEGQSLNQGGTQLLLGNSKQTQTGNYTCSAQNSVTRRSASVTTMIRIVEPISAVMVNSAGKQPIQNQSFTLSCNVSGPADYIHWMKNNQMISDASVTDFSVVNKTLTINSVQRSDNGNYSCEAFNAVSNKTSNPYSLLVNFGPEMPVTNGRALALTGQNVTLTCSASSQPPSTYTWVFNGSQVATGSVYEFVPLTSHNNGEYTCMAFNNITNKNSTASQKLTVIEPVTMATVKVLGAQPIANQTFNLTCETTGSVYSVHWMRDQLPLYPDSIRVFSMDNSTLTFSPVLLSDNGHYQCSATNPLSQMNSSNYTLMVNYGPDTPVVMGPWLAMTGQNVTLTCSASSQPPSTYTWVFNGSQVATGSVYESGPLTSHNNGEYTCMAFNNITNKNSTASQKLTVIEPVTMATVKVLGAQPIANQTFNLTCETTGSVYSVHWMRDQLPLYPDSIRVFSMDNSTLTFSPVLLSDNGHYQCSATNPLSQMNSSNYTLMVNYGPDTPVVMGPWLAMTGQNVTLTCSASSQPPSTYTWVFNGSQVATGSVYESGPLTSHNNGEYTCMAFNNITNKNSTASQKLTVISPITQVQIHTPLKSPIEGQSYTMNCNVTGPVDHVDWWKDGLLMSSNNRTNFAVDNRTVIINPIQQSDMGDYKCQAMNAVSNMTSNPYSLVVNYGPETPMLFGPWLAASGVNVTLTCSASSQPPSTYTWVFNGSQVATGSVYESGPLTSHNNGEYTCMAFNNITNKNSTASQMLTVIHPITFSTISDGGKPAILNKSFSMTCSVDGEAPSIHWMKDGSYLHPDHWTVFSMDNRTVTFNTVQLSNQAVYACTASNAVSNYTSPGYMLVVNYGPGKPMIHGPTVSELGANVTLTCSASSQPPSHFTWWFDGSQVATGPEFKSGPLTSHNNGEYTCMAFNNITNKNSTASQGLSIIAGITSVTVKPNTTPINLKQLTVTCEVNGSYSALYWMKNSVSLYGSTNSSLHILNNTLHFNPVTLSDNGTYQCVATNLAGNHTSPPYHLQVNYGPLDISISGPDSAVIGSGVKVTLKCSADSWPTSQYDWLFNQKSLSKNNPILDVTVLTENAGKYTCNAINSVTNITMSKIHKLNITGNAVLPLHSSAGLMLMVLVALFVPVVNDLWSH, from the exons aGCCCATTTCAAACGCCACCCTGAGGGCCGATGCCACAGACCTGGTGGAGCTAAATGACACAGCAGTTTTCACTTGCTCTGTCACCActggctcctccctctcctacctctgGCTTAATGGCAGCTCTGAGGTCAATGCCAGTCTGGTTCGGCTGACCAATGGCGGTTCCACTCTCAGCATCGCTACGGTAACCCGCTATGACACGGGGCCGTTCAGGTGCAACGTCTCCAATGGCATCAGTCACGACATGGCCAGACAGTCTATAAGTCTGAAAATTAGCT ATGGCCCAAGTGACCCTACCATAACAACCAACCCCAAGATGGCCGCCTACATTGTGGGTTCCAACATTTCTCTGTCATGCTCCGCCCAGTCCAACCCCAATGCAACCTATCAATGGAGCTTTGAGGGGCAGTCGTTAAACCAGGGAGGCACACAGCTGCTTTTGGGAAACAGCAAACAGACCCAAACAGGAAATTACACGTGTTCAGCTCAAAACAGTGTCACTCGGAGGTCAGCCAGTGTGACGACCATGATCAGGATTGTGG AGCCAATATCAGCAGTTATGGTGAACAGCGCCGGCAAACAACCGATTCAGAACCAGTCGTTTACTCTGAGTTGCAATGTGTCTGGTCCTGCGGACTACATCCACTGGATGAAGAACAACCAGATGATCTCTGATGCCAGCGTGACAGACTTCTCTGTAGTCAACAAAACACTGACCATCAACTCAGTCCAGCGCTCAGACAATGGCAACTATTCATGTGAGGCCTTCAATGCAGTGAGCAACAAGACAAGCAATCCATACAGTCTGCTGGTGAACT TTGGACCAGAAATGCCAGTTACCAATGGTAGGGCCTTAGCCTTGACGGGCCAGAATGTGACCCTTACCTGCTcagcctcctctcagccccccagcaCCTACACCTGGGTGTTCAATGGCTCCCAGGTGGCTACTGGCTCAGTCTATGAGTTTGTCCCGCTGACCTCACACAATAATGGAGAGTACACCTGTATGGCCTTCAACAACATCACAAACAAGAACAGCACAGCCTCTCAGAAGCTCACCGTGATTG AACCGGTTACCATGGCCACGGTGAAAGTATTGGGAGCTCAGCCAATAGCGAACCAAACGTTTAACCTGACCTGTGAAACAACAGGAAGTGTTTACTCTGTGCACTGGATGAGGGACCAACTGCCTCTCTACCCCGACAGCATaagggtcttctccatggacaACAGCACTCTCACATTCAGCCCCGTCCTTCTCTCTGACAATGGACACTATCAGTGTTCTGCGACCAACCCTCTAAGCCAAATGAACAGCAGCAACTACACGCTCATGGTCAACT ATGGGCCAGACACTCCTGTCGTTATGGGCCCATGGTTGGCCATGACGGGCCAGAATGTGACCCTTACCTGCTCggcctcctctcagccccccagcaCCTACACCTGGGTGTTCAATGGCTCCCAGGTAGCCACTGGCTCAGTTTATGAGTCTGGTCCGCTGACCTCACACAATAATGGAGAGTACACCTGTATGGCCTTCAACAACATCACAAACAAGAACAGCACAGCCTCTCAGAAGCTCACCGTGATTG AACCGGTTACCATGGCCACGGTGAAAGTATTGGGAGCTCAGCCAATAGCGAACCAAACGTTTAACCTGACCTGTGAAACAACAGGAAGTGTTTACTCTGTGCACTGGATGAGGGACCAACTGCCTCTCTACCCCGACAGCATaagggtcttctccatggacaACAGCACTCTCACATTCAGCCCCGTCCTTCTCTCTGACAATGGACACTATCAGTGTTCTGCGACCAACCCTCTAAGCCAAATGAACAGCAGCAACTACACGCTCATGGTCAACT ATGGGCCAGACACTCCTGTCGTTATGGGCCCATGGTTGGCCATGACGGGCCAGAATGTGACCCTTACCTGCTCggcctcctctcagccccccagcaCCTACACCTGGGTGTTCAATGGCTCCCAGGTAGCCACTGGCTCAGTTTATGAGTCTGGTCCGCTGACCTCACACAATAATGGAGAGTACACCTGTATGGCCTTCAACAACATCACAAACAAGAACAGCACAGCCTCTCAGAAGCTCACTGTCATCT CACCCATCACACAAGTGCAGATCCACACACCCCTGAAGTCACCCATTGAGGGTCAGTCATACACCATGAACTGTAATGTGACAGGACCAGTCGACCACGTCGACTGGTGGAAGGATGGCCTGCTCATGTCTTCCAACAACAGAACTAACTTTGCTGTGGACAACCGAACAGTAATCATTAACCCAATCCAGCAGTCAGATATGGGTGACTACAAATGCCAAGCCATGAATGCAGTAAGCAACATGACCAGCAATCCATACAGCCTTGTGGTGAACT ATGGACCAGAGACACCAATGTTGTTTGGACCATGGTTAGCCGCGTCAGGTGTGAATGTGACCCTTACCTGCTCggcctcctctcagccccccagcaCCTACACCTGGGTGTTCAATGGCTCCCAGGTGGCTACTGGCTCAGTCTATGAGTCTGGCCCGCTGACCTCACACAATAATGGAGAGTACACCTGTATGGCCTTCAACAACATCACAAACAAGAACAGCACAGCCTCTCAGATGCTCACTGTCATCC ATCCAATAACATTCTCAACCATAAGCGACGGAGGAAAACCAGCCATACTGAACAAGTCCTTCTCAATGACCTGCAGTGTGGATGGAGAAGCCCCCTCAATCCACTGGATGAAGGACGGCTCGTACCTCCACCCTGATCACTGGACAGTTTTCTCCATGGACAACAGGACAGTAACCTTCAACACCGTCCAGCTTTCAAACCAGGCTGTCTACGCCTGCACAGCCAGTAATGCTGTGAGCAACTACACCAGTCCTGGATACATGCTTGTCGTGAACT ATGGACCTGGGAAGCCCATGATTCACGGACCAACTGTCAGTGAGTTGGGGGCCAATGTGACCCTTACCTGCTCGgcttcctctcagccccccagccactTTACCTGGTGGTTCGATGGCTCCCAGGTGGCCACTGGCCCAGAGTTTAAATCTGGCCCCCTGACCTCACACAATAATGGAGAGTACACCTGTATGGCCTTCAACAACATCACAAACAAGAACAGCACAGCCTCTCAGGGTCTATCTATCATTG CGGGCATCACATCAGTAACAGTCAAACCCAACACAACGCCAATAAACCTCAAACAACTAACAGTTACATGTGAAGTCAACGGGTCCTACAGCGCCCTCTACTGGATGAAGAACAGCGTCTCACTTTACGGCTCCACAAACTCATCTCTCCACATCCTCAACAACACTCTGCACTTCAATCCTGTGACGCTCTCTGACAATGGAACCTATCAGTGTGTGGCGACCAACCTTGCTGGTAATCATACCAGTCCACCATACCACCTACAGGTCAACT ATGGCCCTCTGGATATATCGATCAGTGGGCCTGACTCTGCTGTGATTGGCTCAGGCGTCAAAGTCACTCTGAAGTGCTCGGCCGACTCCTGGCCAACCAGCCAATATGATTGGTTGTTCAACCAGAAGTCATTGTCGAAGAACAACCCTATACTGGATGTAACAGTCCTGACCGAAAATGCAGGGAAATACACGTGCAATGCCATCAACTCCGTGACCAACATCACCATGTCCAAGATTCACAAATTAAACATCACTG GAAATGCTGTCCTCCCACTCCACTCCAGTGCTGGTTTGATGCTGATGGTTCTGGTCGCTCTCTTCGTCCCTGTGGTCAATGACCTGTGGTCCCACTGA
- the ceacam1 gene encoding carcinoembryonic antigen-related cell adhesion molecule 1 isoform X2, with translation MEYPVLCALLVFLTTSKDVRGQTIVASPNPAAVNSNVTLQVYPDTSIPGGMWFHESTYILMWYPEGSLVDPIWTSRITFNSTSLALSIRSVQVADSGLYLIRGSMQLIGTLSVQEPISNATLRADATDLVELNDTAVFTCSVTTGSSLSYLWLNGSSEVNASLVRLTNGGSTLSIATVTRYDTGPFRCNVSNGISHDMARQSISLKISYGPSDPTITTNPKMAAYIVGSNISLSCSAQSNPNATYQWSFEGQSLNQGGTQLLLGNSKQTQTGNYTCSAQNSVTRRSASVTTMIRIVEPISAVMVNSAGKQPIQNQSFTLSCNVSGPADYIHWMKNNQMISDASVTDFSVVNKTLTINSVQRSDNGNYSCEAFNAVSNKTSNPYSLLVNFGPEMPVTNGRALALTGQNVTLTCSASSQPPSTYTWVFNGSQVATGSVYEFVPLTSHNNGEYTCMAFNNITNKNSTASQKLTVIEPVTMATVKVLGAQPIANQTFNLTCETTGSVYSVHWMRDQLPLYPDSIRVFSMDNSTLTFSPVLLSDNGHYQCSATNPLSQMNSSNYTLMVNYGPDTPVVMGPWLAMTGQNVTLTCSASSQPPSTYTWVFNGSQVATGSVYESGPLTSHNNGEYTCMAFNNITNKNSTASQKLTVIAPITQVQIHTPLKSPIEGQSYTMNCNVTGPVDHVDWWKDGLLMSSNNRTNFAVDNRTVIINPIQQSDMGDYKCQAMNAVSNMTSNPYSLVVNYGPETPMLFGPWLAASGVNVTLTCSASSQPPSTYTWVFNGSQVATGSVYESGPLTSHNNGEYTCMAFNNITNKNSTASQMLTVIHPITFSTISDGGKPAILNKSFSMTCSVDGEAPSIHWMKDGSYLHPDHWTVFSMDNRTVTFNTVQLSNQAVYACTASNAVSNYTSPGYMLVVNYGPGKPMIHGPTVSELGANVTLTCSASSQPPSHFTWWFDGSQVATGPEFKSGPLTSHNNGEYTCMAFNNITNKNSTASQGLSIIAGITSVTVKPNTTPINLKQLTVTCEVNGSYSALYWMKNSVSLYGSTNSSLHILNNTLHFNPVTLSDNGTYQCVATNLAGNHTSPPYHLQVNYGPLDISISGPDSAVIGSGVKVTLKCSADSWPTSQYDWLFNQKSLSKNNPILDVTVLTENAGKYTCNAINSVTNITMSKIHKLNITGNAVLPLHSSAGLMLMVLVALFVPVVNDLWSH, from the exons aGCCCATTTCAAACGCCACCCTGAGGGCCGATGCCACAGACCTGGTGGAGCTAAATGACACAGCAGTTTTCACTTGCTCTGTCACCActggctcctccctctcctacctctgGCTTAATGGCAGCTCTGAGGTCAATGCCAGTCTGGTTCGGCTGACCAATGGCGGTTCCACTCTCAGCATCGCTACGGTAACCCGCTATGACACGGGGCCGTTCAGGTGCAACGTCTCCAATGGCATCAGTCACGACATGGCCAGACAGTCTATAAGTCTGAAAATTAGCT ATGGCCCAAGTGACCCTACCATAACAACCAACCCCAAGATGGCCGCCTACATTGTGGGTTCCAACATTTCTCTGTCATGCTCCGCCCAGTCCAACCCCAATGCAACCTATCAATGGAGCTTTGAGGGGCAGTCGTTAAACCAGGGAGGCACACAGCTGCTTTTGGGAAACAGCAAACAGACCCAAACAGGAAATTACACGTGTTCAGCTCAAAACAGTGTCACTCGGAGGTCAGCCAGTGTGACGACCATGATCAGGATTGTGG AGCCAATATCAGCAGTTATGGTGAACAGCGCCGGCAAACAACCGATTCAGAACCAGTCGTTTACTCTGAGTTGCAATGTGTCTGGTCCTGCGGACTACATCCACTGGATGAAGAACAACCAGATGATCTCTGATGCCAGCGTGACAGACTTCTCTGTAGTCAACAAAACACTGACCATCAACTCAGTCCAGCGCTCAGACAATGGCAACTATTCATGTGAGGCCTTCAATGCAGTGAGCAACAAGACAAGCAATCCATACAGTCTGCTGGTGAACT TTGGACCAGAAATGCCAGTTACCAATGGTAGGGCCTTAGCCTTGACGGGCCAGAATGTGACCCTTACCTGCTcagcctcctctcagccccccagcaCCTACACCTGGGTGTTCAATGGCTCCCAGGTGGCTACTGGCTCAGTCTATGAGTTTGTCCCGCTGACCTCACACAATAATGGAGAGTACACCTGTATGGCCTTCAACAACATCACAAACAAGAACAGCACAGCCTCTCAGAAGCTCACCGTGATTG AACCGGTTACCATGGCCACGGTGAAAGTATTGGGAGCTCAGCCAATAGCGAACCAAACGTTTAACCTGACCTGTGAAACAACAGGAAGTGTTTACTCTGTGCACTGGATGAGGGACCAACTGCCTCTCTACCCCGACAGCATaagggtcttctccatggacaACAGCACTCTCACATTCAGCCCCGTCCTTCTCTCTGACAATGGACACTATCAGTGTTCTGCGACCAACCCTCTAAGCCAAATGAACAGCAGCAACTACACGCTCATGGTCAACT ATGGGCCAGACACTCCTGTCGTTATGGGCCCATGGTTGGCCATGACGGGCCAGAATGTGACCCTTACCTGCTCggcctcctctcagccccccagcaCCTACACCTGGGTGTTCAATGGCTCCCAGGTAGCCACTGGCTCAGTTTATGAGTCTGGTCCGCTGACCTCACACAATAATGGAGAGTACACCTGTATGGCCTTCAACAACATCACAAACAAGAACAGCACAGCCTCTCAGAAGCTCACCGTGATTG CACCCATCACACAAGTGCAGATCCACACACCCCTGAAGTCACCCATTGAGGGTCAGTCATACACCATGAACTGTAATGTGACAGGACCAGTCGACCACGTCGACTGGTGGAAGGATGGCCTGCTCATGTCTTCCAACAACAGAACTAACTTTGCTGTGGACAACCGAACAGTAATCATTAACCCAATCCAGCAGTCAGATATGGGTGACTACAAATGCCAAGCCATGAATGCAGTAAGCAACATGACCAGCAATCCATACAGCCTTGTGGTGAACT ATGGACCAGAGACACCAATGTTGTTTGGACCATGGTTAGCCGCGTCAGGTGTGAATGTGACCCTTACCTGCTCggcctcctctcagccccccagcaCCTACACCTGGGTGTTCAATGGCTCCCAGGTGGCTACTGGCTCAGTCTATGAGTCTGGCCCGCTGACCTCACACAATAATGGAGAGTACACCTGTATGGCCTTCAACAACATCACAAACAAGAACAGCACAGCCTCTCAGATGCTCACTGTCATCC ATCCAATAACATTCTCAACCATAAGCGACGGAGGAAAACCAGCCATACTGAACAAGTCCTTCTCAATGACCTGCAGTGTGGATGGAGAAGCCCCCTCAATCCACTGGATGAAGGACGGCTCGTACCTCCACCCTGATCACTGGACAGTTTTCTCCATGGACAACAGGACAGTAACCTTCAACACCGTCCAGCTTTCAAACCAGGCTGTCTACGCCTGCACAGCCAGTAATGCTGTGAGCAACTACACCAGTCCTGGATACATGCTTGTCGTGAACT ATGGACCTGGGAAGCCCATGATTCACGGACCAACTGTCAGTGAGTTGGGGGCCAATGTGACCCTTACCTGCTCGgcttcctctcagccccccagccactTTACCTGGTGGTTCGATGGCTCCCAGGTGGCCACTGGCCCAGAGTTTAAATCTGGCCCCCTGACCTCACACAATAATGGAGAGTACACCTGTATGGCCTTCAACAACATCACAAACAAGAACAGCACAGCCTCTCAGGGTCTATCTATCATTG CGGGCATCACATCAGTAACAGTCAAACCCAACACAACGCCAATAAACCTCAAACAACTAACAGTTACATGTGAAGTCAACGGGTCCTACAGCGCCCTCTACTGGATGAAGAACAGCGTCTCACTTTACGGCTCCACAAACTCATCTCTCCACATCCTCAACAACACTCTGCACTTCAATCCTGTGACGCTCTCTGACAATGGAACCTATCAGTGTGTGGCGACCAACCTTGCTGGTAATCATACCAGTCCACCATACCACCTACAGGTCAACT ATGGCCCTCTGGATATATCGATCAGTGGGCCTGACTCTGCTGTGATTGGCTCAGGCGTCAAAGTCACTCTGAAGTGCTCGGCCGACTCCTGGCCAACCAGCCAATATGATTGGTTGTTCAACCAGAAGTCATTGTCGAAGAACAACCCTATACTGGATGTAACAGTCCTGACCGAAAATGCAGGGAAATACACGTGCAATGCCATCAACTCCGTGACCAACATCACCATGTCCAAGATTCACAAATTAAACATCACTG GAAATGCTGTCCTCCCACTCCACTCCAGTGCTGGTTTGATGCTGATGGTTCTGGTCGCTCTCTTCGTCCCTGTGGTCAATGACCTGTGGTCCCACTGA